The Chthoniobacterales bacterium nucleotide sequence GCCGGAACCTCTGGGCGATCCGTTTGCCGGTGGTGATCGCCAGTATCTTGTCGGTCCATCTGACCTTGAAGTTCGAGCCGTTCGTCGGGCGCAATGTCGCCCGCCTGGCGGCCCTGGCCATGGCGGTCTCCCCCGGTTTTGTTTTCTACGGGCGTTACGCCATCCACGAAGTCTGGCTGCTTCTCTTCCTGATGCTCTTCATGCTTGGCGTGCTGGGAATGTGGAGGCGCGGAACGGTCGGCTATCTCTGGTGCACCGGGATGGGCCTTACCGGGATGATTCTGACCAAGGAGACCTACATCATTCATCTCGGCTGCGCCGCCATCGCGGCCGTGATGACCTGGATCTCGCATAAGATGATTCGAATGCATGATGCGCAACGCGTCCGGCAGACGTGGACGTTTGTCGATCTCCTCGTCGTGACTGGCGCCGGCGTTGGTCTCATCATCTTCTTTTATTCCGGCGCCTTCATGAACTGGAGCGGAGTGCCGGGTCTCTTCAAGACTTTCCAAGCCTGGTTTCAGACGGGCAACAAAGGCAACGGCCACGAGAAGGACGCCTACGCCCTGGTGGCTTCGCACAAGTGGATCAACTATTATTGGTTTGCGCTCCTGGCTCGCTATGAGCTGCCGGCGTTGATCGGCCTCGTCCTTTGCGGGGCGTGTCTGTGGTTCAAGCACCTCGCGCTGCGTTATCTTTCCATCTACAGCGTCGGAACGCTGATCGCCTACACCATTATCGCCTACAAGACGCCATGGTGTATCATTAGCTTCGGCTGGCCTTTCCTTTTCCTCTTCGGCGGCGTGCTTCTTCTGATACCGGGTCTGATTCCGGTCAGCCTTACTCGCGCGGTCTACATCGGAGCGGGGATCGCTCTTACCATTTCCCTCGCCCTGTGTATCCGGTTGAACTA carries:
- a CDS encoding flippase activity-associated protein Agl23, with translation MRIAAVTSSGAEAAPAVSPTLGARLDDLVKRAGRVDWTPWAIVALGAFLRLLLLGIKPPHFDEGINGWFVDQMVKNGFYRYDPTNYHGPLHFYILFLAQTLLGRNLWAIRLPVVIASILSVHLTLKFEPFVGRNVARLAALAMAVSPGFVFYGRYAIHEVWLLLFLMLFMLGVLGMWRRGTVGYLWCTGMGLTGMILTKETYIIHLGCAAIAAVMTWISHKMIRMHDAQRVRQTWTFVDLLVVTGAGVGLIIFFYSGAFMNWSGVPGLFKTFQAWFQTGNKGNGHEKDAYALVASHKWINYYWFALLARYELPALIGLVLCGACLWFKHLALRYLSIYSVGTLIAYTIIAYKTPWCIISFGWPFLFLFGGVLLLIPGLIPVSLTRAVYIGAGIALTISLALCIRLNYVHFTDSKEPYVYVQTYKDVWKLTRPVLRLAKSDPVYYQMVGHLIRGSTYPLPWMLGDFTRVGYYEGGNMPDKLDGDFLLVQEDKIATVEAKLHESYFTEPLTIREYQDPSKLYLNAKTFGKLFPGRVPEFVGKPAP